The proteins below are encoded in one region of Candidatus Thermoplasmatota archaeon:
- a CDS encoding benzoate-CoA ligase family protein, whose protein sequence is MQPTAGAAFNMADYFLYDRLAEGRGDRVAMRTDADAWTYARAAAESNRFGNALRELGVAAGDRVLLSLPDVPEFAAGIFGTLRMGGVVAMVNPLLPAEDLAYYVEYTGCRAMLCDESVAQKLAPMLPRFMTLKDLVVLGGAARAAGAAGDRVHAYGALVSGQPPRCEPAPTRAADSAYWLFTSGSTGRPKAVVHRHADFPWNCERYAKLVVGYRQDDVTLSVPRLFFGYGTGTNLFFPLAVGATTVLFPEKPTPEALFEKIERHRPTILTSVPTSINAMVSDAEASKRDLSSLRAVLSAGEALPPELYHRWKKTFGVEILDGIGSAETFHIYISNAPGDVVPGSLGKLVPGYEARIAGADGREVEEGGIGTLWIRGGSVGIEYHGAPEKTRETFVDGWVKSADLFRRDAGGRFWYCGRVDDLLKVGGIFVSPTEVEDCLLSHPAVAECAVVAYHEGGLEKPLALVVPRPGHRADAALALELARHAKSRLAAYKFPRRVRFVESLPKNDRGKVERKRLRDEVAANGLSGSFDTDVSARGGRP, encoded by the coding sequence ATGCAGCCGACGGCGGGCGCCGCCTTCAACATGGCCGACTACTTCCTGTACGATCGGCTCGCGGAGGGGCGGGGCGATCGCGTCGCGATGCGCACGGACGCGGACGCTTGGACGTATGCGCGCGCGGCCGCGGAGTCGAACCGCTTCGGCAACGCCCTACGGGAGCTTGGCGTCGCCGCCGGGGACCGCGTGCTCCTCTCGCTCCCCGACGTGCCCGAATTCGCCGCGGGCATCTTCGGCACGCTACGCATGGGCGGCGTCGTCGCCATGGTGAACCCGCTGCTGCCGGCCGAAGATCTTGCGTACTACGTGGAATACACGGGCTGCCGCGCGATGCTTTGCGACGAATCCGTGGCGCAGAAGCTCGCCCCGATGCTTCCCCGCTTTATGACCCTAAAAGATTTGGTGGTCCTGGGGGGCGCCGCGCGCGCTGCGGGCGCCGCGGGCGATCGGGTGCACGCCTACGGCGCGCTCGTGTCGGGCCAGCCGCCGCGGTGCGAGCCCGCGCCGACTCGGGCCGCCGATTCCGCGTACTGGCTTTTCACCTCCGGCTCGACGGGCAGGCCCAAGGCGGTCGTCCACCGCCACGCGGACTTCCCGTGGAACTGCGAGCGGTACGCGAAGCTCGTCGTGGGCTACCGGCAGGACGACGTCACGCTCTCCGTCCCGCGCCTGTTCTTCGGTTACGGCACGGGCACGAACCTCTTCTTTCCTCTCGCCGTCGGCGCCACGACCGTGCTGTTTCCCGAGAAGCCCACGCCCGAGGCGCTCTTCGAGAAGATCGAGCGGCATCGGCCGACCATCCTCACGTCGGTCCCCACGTCGATCAACGCCATGGTGTCGGACGCCGAAGCCTCCAAACGGGACCTTTCCTCCCTGCGCGCCGTGCTCTCGGCCGGCGAGGCGCTTCCGCCCGAGCTGTACCACCGCTGGAAGAAGACGTTTGGTGTGGAGATCCTCGACGGCATCGGCAGCGCCGAGACGTTCCACATCTACATTTCGAACGCGCCGGGCGACGTCGTTCCAGGCTCGCTCGGAAAGCTCGTGCCCGGCTACGAGGCGCGCATTGCGGGAGCGGACGGACGCGAGGTGGAGGAGGGCGGCATCGGAACCCTCTGGATCCGGGGCGGAAGCGTGGGAATCGAATACCACGGCGCGCCGGAGAAGACGCGCGAGACGTTCGTCGACGGCTGGGTGAAGAGCGCCGACCTGTTCCGCCGGGACGCCGGCGGCCGGTTTTGGTACTGCGGCCGCGTGGACGACCTCCTCAAGGTGGGCGGCATCTTCGTCTCGCCCACGGAGGTCGAGGATTGCCTCCTCTCGCACCCGGCCGTGGCCGAGTGCGCGGTCGTGGCGTACCACGAAGGCGGCCTCGAGAAGCCGCTTGCCCTCGTCGTGCCGCGGCCCGGCCACCGGGCGGACGCCGCCCTTGCGCTGGAGCTTGCGCGCCACGCGAAGTCGCGCCTGGCCGCGTACAAGTTCCCGCGCCGCGTCCGGTTCGTCGAGTCGCTCCCGAAGAACGACCGCGGCAAGGTCGAACGCAAGCGGCTGCGCGACGAGGTCGCCGCAAACGGCCTTTCGGGATCGTTCGACACGGACGTGAGCGCCCGGGGAGGCAGGCCGTGA
- a CDS encoding pirin family protein — translation MDEAIPRRVEAVLPSRETIEGAGVHLKRAFGANEVPKLDPFLLLDDFRSDNPLDYVAGFPWHPHRGIETVTYMLDGFVEHGDSLGNAGVIGPGDVQWMTAGSGIVHQEMPRGRENVMGGFQLWVNLPRNHKMTDPRYQEFRAEKIPEAQAGKGARVRVVAGSVAGVEGPVRDIAVQPQYLDVRLEAGRLFEQAIPRGHRAFAYVVSGRASFDPDGRETTDAENLVLLRDGDLVRVRTGADPVRFLLVSGKPLAEPVAWWGPIVMNDRRELQQAITEFHEGTFVKHGATVRS, via the coding sequence GTGGACGAAGCGATCCCCCGTCGCGTCGAGGCCGTGCTGCCCAGCCGCGAGACGATCGAGGGGGCTGGCGTGCACTTGAAGCGCGCCTTTGGCGCAAACGAGGTGCCCAAGCTCGACCCGTTCCTGCTGCTCGACGACTTCCGCTCCGACAACCCGCTCGACTACGTGGCGGGCTTCCCCTGGCACCCGCACCGCGGCATCGAGACCGTGACGTACATGCTCGACGGCTTCGTCGAGCACGGCGACAGCCTTGGCAACGCAGGCGTGATCGGGCCGGGCGACGTCCAGTGGATGACGGCCGGAAGCGGCATCGTGCACCAGGAGATGCCGCGTGGGCGCGAGAACGTGATGGGGGGCTTCCAGCTCTGGGTCAACCTGCCGCGCAACCACAAGATGACCGACCCGCGCTACCAGGAGTTCCGCGCGGAGAAGATCCCCGAGGCGCAGGCCGGCAAGGGCGCGCGCGTGCGGGTCGTCGCCGGATCGGTTGCCGGCGTGGAGGGGCCCGTGCGCGACATCGCCGTGCAGCCCCAGTATCTCGACGTGCGGCTGGAAGCGGGGCGTTTGTTCGAGCAGGCGATCCCCAGGGGTCACCGCGCGTTCGCGTACGTCGTTTCGGGCCGCGCGAGCTTCGACCCGGACGGGCGGGAGACGACGGACGCCGAGAACCTCGTCCTCCTTCGCGACGGCGACCTCGTGCGCGTGCGGACGGGCGCGGACCCCGTGCGGTTCCTTCTCGTCTCGGGCAAGCCGCTTGCCGAGCCCGTGGCCTGGTGGGGCCCGATCGTGATGAACGACCGGCGGGAGCTGCAGCAGGCCATCACGGAGTTCCACGAGGGAACCTTCGTGAAGCACGGTGCCACCGTGCGCAGTTGA
- a CDS encoding creatininase family protein, with protein sequence MIVLLPLGATEAHGPHLPLDTDTRIASLLARRCAERLSRRAPARVAEPFVDTCASFAASFPGTISADPHDERKRLVDAAEGLLRQGAGGVVLVNLHFDPGHLRAVREAMLDLQPGASGRVVFPDFTRRAHAAAIGGEFATGACHGGEFETSLMLVAAPDLVGSEFRSLPRLPVDLAAAIRAGKTSFREVGMDRAYCGDPARATAEEGERLLGVLCEIVEKACGDLAALR encoded by the coding sequence GTGATCGTGCTCCTGCCGCTTGGCGCGACCGAAGCGCACGGCCCGCACCTCCCGCTCGACACCGACACGCGCATCGCCTCGCTCCTGGCGCGTCGCTGCGCCGAGCGCTTGTCGCGCCGCGCGCCCGCGCGCGTGGCGGAGCCCTTCGTGGACACGTGCGCCTCCTTCGCCGCCTCGTTTCCCGGCACGATCTCGGCGGACCCGCACGACGAGCGCAAGCGGCTCGTGGACGCCGCGGAGGGCCTCTTGCGGCAAGGCGCCGGGGGGGTCGTGCTCGTGAACTTGCACTTCGACCCGGGGCACCTTCGCGCCGTGCGCGAGGCCATGCTCGACCTTCAACCGGGCGCCTCGGGCCGCGTCGTGTTCCCGGACTTTACGCGCAGGGCCCACGCGGCGGCCATCGGCGGCGAGTTTGCCACGGGCGCTTGCCACGGCGGCGAGTTCGAGACGAGCCTCATGCTCGTGGCGGCGCCGGACCTCGTCGGCTCCGAGTTCCGGTCGCTTCCTCGCCTTCCGGTCGACCTCGCGGCGGCCATTCGCGCGGGCAAGACGTCCTTCCGCGAGGTCGGGATGGATCGCGCGTACTGCGGCGACCCCGCTCGCGCGACGGCCGAGGAGGGCGAGCGGCTGCTCGGCGTGCTTTGCGAAATCGTCGAGAAGGCGTGCGGCGATCTCGCGGCGCTCCGCTAG